Part of the Terriglobales bacterium genome, CCTACCCTGAAGCACAACCTGGCCATGCCCATACCGCTTGCCAGCAACCCGGCAGTCCTCCCGGCCCCTGCCCTTTACCCTCGTAAGCCTAACAAATCGTGGCTGTTAGGGAGAGAACGCGCGCTATCGTGGGCCATGGGCAGGCCGATTGCTCCTATCCCAAGCGTGCCCAGGCTGCCCAAGATTGCACTATCTTAAGGGCAGTCGAAGTGGTTCAGCGATTGCATAGAACTTATCGGCAAGCGGGTGTCAGACCCGCGAGTTAGCGGCGATGACCCTCTAGAAAGGGAACTACCAATGGCGACCCAGATCCAGCAAGCAAAACTCCCCGGCTTGGTGGCATATATGCCGGAAGCGGCACGGGCGCGAGTCGAGACCTATAAGCTGGCCTACGACGAGCACCGCCACCGGGTCTATGCTCTGGCGTTCTGGATGACCGACAACGAGACTACGGCCGAAGAGCTCATGACCAATACCTTCATTCGCGCGTTCGCGACCAGCCCAAATCCGCTCGGAGAAGCGGTGGACCGCGCCCTGCTCAGCGAGCTCCGCGAGCTGATGCCGGTCGGTACCCTGAGCCTCGATTGCTCCCCCGCGACCAAGGTGGAAGGCGTGCGCCGCAATACCAAGCGCGTGCACCTGGAGCGGGCGGTAGTGCAGCTACCGCCCACCGAGCGATTGATCTTCCTGCTGCACGACGTCGAGAGCTACGACCACGCCCGCATCGCCCGCACCCTGGGCATCAGCGACCTGGAATCGCGCCAGGGCCTGCACCAGGCGCGCCTCCGCCTGCGCGAGATTCTGTCCACATTCA contains:
- a CDS encoding RNA polymerase sigma factor, which gives rise to MATQIQQAKLPGLVAYMPEAARARVETYKLAYDEHRHRVYALAFWMTDNETTAEELMTNTFIRAFATSPNPLGEAVDRALLSELRELMPVGTLSLDCSPATKVEGVRRNTKRVHLERAVVQLPPTERLIFLLHDVESYDHARIARTLGISDLESRQGLHQARLRLREILSTFKD